One window of the Diospyros lotus cultivar Yz01 chromosome 12, ASM1463336v1, whole genome shotgun sequence genome contains the following:
- the LOC127787304 gene encoding hydroquinone glucosyltransferase-like: MGEAAPHIAVLPSPGMSHLISLGEFAKRLVQKLSYSVTIILPTYGPLSGAQKSFLDSLPAGISHLILPAISLDDLPPSAGLETRISLTVSRSLPVIRDALKSLTATTNLAALVVDVFGTDTFDVAREFNVSPYVYFLSTAMSLSVLFHLQTLDETVSCEFREMKEPVQIPGVIPFHGRDLLYPVQDRKNDTYKWFLHHAKRYHLAEGIMINTCRDLEPGPIKALQQPGKPPIYPIGPIIQVESGGGADGSKCLQWLDKQPSRSVLFVSFGSGGTLSHEQITELALGLELSGQRFLWVAKAPDKSADGAYFTAESLQSDPLAFLPKGFVERTKDRGFVITTWAPQIQVLGHGSTGGFLTHCGWNSILENILHGHGVPFIAWPLFAEQNMNAVLVTDDLKVAVRPKAGEKGLVGREEIAKVATAVIAGDEAGAYRQRMKELKGFAVKTLGEDGDSTKALYEVANKWKNH; this comes from the coding sequence ATGGGTGAAGCAGCGCCTCATATCGCCGTTCTGCCGTCGCCGGGGATGAGTCACCTCATCTCCCTCGGCGAGTTCGCTAAACGCCTCGTCCAGAAGCTTAGCTACTCTGTTACCATCATCCTCCCCACCTACGGTCCCCTGTCAGGCGCCCAGAAGTCTTTCCTGGACTCTCTCCCCGCCGGAATCTCCCACCTCATCCTGCCCGCCATCAGCCTCGACGACCTCCCTCCCTCCGCCGGCCTCGAGACCCGGATCTCGCTCACCGTTTCCCGCTCCCTCCCGGTCATCCGCGACGCCCTCAAATCCCTCACCGCCACCACCAACCTTGCCGCCTTGGTCGTCGACGTCTTCGGCACTGACACCTTCGACGTCGCCAGAGAGTTCAATGTCTCTCCTTACGTCTACTTCCTCTCCACCGCCATGTCTCTGTCCGTGCTTTTTCACTTGCAGACCCTCGACGAGACGGTTTCCTGCGAGTTCAGGGAGATGAAGGAACCCGTTCAGATACCCGGTGTTATCCCGTTCCATGGGCGAGATCTGCTCTACCCGGTTCAGGACCGGAAGAATGACACCTACAAATGGTTTCTCCACCACGCCAAGAGGTACCATTTGGCCGAGGGAATCATGATCAACACCTGCCGCGACTTGGAGCCCGGCCCGATCAAGGCCCTACAGCAACCCGGAAAGCCACCCATTTACCCGATCGGACCCATCATCCAGGTGGAATCCGGCGGCGGCGCCGACGGCTCGAAGTGCTTGCAGTGGCTGGACAAGCAACCAAGCAGATCGGTTCTGTTCGTTTCGTTCGGCTCGGGCGGAACCCTCTCCCATGAGCAAATCACTGAGTTGGCACTAGGTCTCGAACTCAGCGGGCAGAGGTTTCTCTGGGTAGCTAAGGCGCCGGACAAGAGCGCCGACGGCGCGTACTTCACGGCGGAGAGCCTGCAGAGCGATCCGTTGGCTTTCTTGCCAAAAGGGTTCGTGGAAAGAACCAAAGATCGTGGTTTCGTGATCACCACCTGGGCGCCGCAAATCCAGGTCCTCGGGCACGGATCCACGGGCGGGTTCTTGACCCATTGCGGCTGGAACTCGATCCTCGAGAACATATTGCACGGCCACGGCGTCCCGTTCATTGCGTGGCCGCTCTTCGCCGAGCAGAACATGAACGCCGTGCTGGTGACCGACGACCTGAAAGTGGCGGTGAGGCCGAAGGCCGGCGAGAAAGGGCTGGTCGGACGAGAGGAGATAGCGAAGGTGGCGACGGCGGTGATCGCCGGAGATGAAGCCGGCGCGTACAGGcagagaatgaaggagttgaaGGGGTTTGCGGTGAAGACGTTGGGCGAAGACGGCGATTCGACCAAGGCGTTGTACGAGGTGGCGAACAAGTGGAAGAATCACTAG
- the LOC127787390 gene encoding hydroquinone glucosyltransferase-like, with product MDQQETPHIAILPSPGMGHLIPLVEFAKRLAANHRFTATFIIPTDGPLSRAQRAFLESLPDGLTHLLLPPVRLDDLPDDVRIETRISVTVARSLPPLRDVLEVLAKTTRLVSLVVDLFGTDAFDIAEELDLSPYIFFPSTAMNLSLILYLPELDRKISCEYKDSPDPIRIPGSTPLHGSDLLDPLQDRKDEAYKWVLHHGKRYRMAEGIMVNSFKDLEPGAIKYLQEPKPGKPPVYPIGPLIQMGPTGGRVDGSECLRWLDEQPRGSVLFISFGSGGTLSFDQLHQLALGLEMSGQRFLWVVRSPNDKVANASFFSAHSQNDPFAFLPNGFIDRTKGYGLVVPNWAPQPQVLSHGSTGGFLSHCGWNSTLESVVNGVPLITWPLYAEQKMNAVILAEDLKVALRPRAGENGLIGSAEIARVVKGLLQGEESKQIRSRMRDLKEAAGMMLSRDGESTKLLTELAQKWRN from the coding sequence ATGGATCAGCAGGAGACTCCACACATAGCCATCCTGCCATCGCCGGGAATGGGCCACCTTATTCCGCTCGTCGAGTTCGCCAAGCGCCTTGCCGCCAACCACCGCTTCACTGCCACCTTCATCATCCCCACCGACGGCCCACTCTCCAGAGCACAGAGAGCCTTCCTCGAATCTCTTCCCGACGGCTTGACCCACCTCCTCCTCCCTCCGGTCAGGCTCGACGACTTGCCCGACGACGTCCGGATCGAGACCCGCATCTCCGTCACGGTGGCCCGCTCTCTGCCGCCGCTCCGGGATGTCTTGGAGGTGCTCGCCAAGACCACCCGGCTGGTCTCCTTGGTGGTTGATCTCTTTGGCACGGACGCTTTTGATATCGCCGAGGAACTCGACCTCTCTCCGTACATCTTCTTCCCTTCCACCGCCATGAACTTGTCGTTAATCCTCTACTTGCCGGAGCTCGATCGGAAGATATCTTGCGAGTACAAGGACTCGCCCGACCCGATCCGGATCCCGGGTTCCACCCCGCTCCATGGGTCGGATCTCCTGGACCCGCTTCAGGACCGGAAGGACGAGGCCTACAAATGGGTTCTTCACCACGGGAAACGGTACAGAATGGCGGAGGGCATTATGGTGAACAGCTTCAAGGACTTGGAGCCCGGCGCGATTAAGTACTTGCAGGAGCCGAAACCGGGTAAGCCACCGGTTTACCCGATCGGGCCGCTCATTCAGATGGGTCCCACCGGAGGGAGGGTCGACGGGTCGGAGTGCTTGAGATGGCTGGACGAGCAGCCACGTGGCTCCGTGCTGTTCATCTCATTTGGGAGCGGTGGGACCCTGTCATTCGATCAGCTCCATCAACTGGCTCTCGGCTTGGAAATGAGCGGACAAAGATTTCTCTGGGTGGTGAGAAGCCCGAATGACAAAGTAGCCAACGCCTCGTTCTTCAGCGCCCATAGCCAAAACGACCCGTTTGCGTTCCTGCCAAACGGGTTCATCGACCGGACCAAAGGGTACGGGTTGGTGGTGCCGAACTGGGCGCCGCAGCCCCAAGTCCTCAGCCACGGCTCGACGGGCGGCTTCCTCTCTCACTGCGGCTGGAACTCTACTCTGGAGAGCGTCGTCAACGGCGTCCCTCTGATCACCTGGCCGCTCTACGCAGAGCAAAAGATGAACGCCGTGATCCTAGCGGAGGATCTGAAAGTGGCGCTGCGGCCTAGAGCCGGGGAGAATGGGTTGATCGGGTCCGCCGAGATCGCCCGAGTCGTGAAGGGCCTGCTCCAGGGGGAAGAGAGCAAGCAAATTCGTAGCCGGATGCGAGATTTAAAGGAAGCCGCCGGAATGATGTTGAGCCGCGACGGCGAGTCCACGAAGTTGCTGACTGAGTTGGCTCAGAAGTGGAGGAATTAA
- the LOC127787089 gene encoding MYB-like transcription factor ETC1, with protein sequence MLRDNRKAKRLKTTHNSCCSEEVSSIEWESINMTEQEEDLICRMYKLVGDRWGLIAGRIPGRKAEEIERFWIMRHGEGFASRRTDPQLSKNTAKSS encoded by the exons ATGCTGCGGGATAACCGGAAAGCCAAGCGACTCAAGACCACCCACAACTCTTGCTGCTCTGAAG AAGTCAGCAGCATTGAGTGGGAATCCATAAACATGACCGAGCAAGAGGAGGATCTCATATGTAGAATGTACAAGCTTGTTGGAGACAG GTGGGGACTGATAGCTGGGAGAATTCCAGGGAGGAAAGCTGAAGAAATAGAGAGGTTTTGGATAATGAGACATGGGGAAGGGTTTGCCAGCAGAAGAACAGACCCACAATTAAGCAAGAACACTGCTAAATCTtcctaa